From Segatella copri, the proteins below share one genomic window:
- a CDS encoding fumarylacetoacetate hydrolase family protein yields MKIFAIGMNYTEHNKSLHGTLSKPERPVIFTKADSALLNNGKPFFIPDHLGRIEYETEVVVRISKLGKTIPQRFAHRYYDAVTVGIDFTAREMQKKLREAGQPWELAKGFDGSAVIGEWVDIQKFRDIQALHFRLDLNDKTVQEGCTSDMLYKVDEIISYISQYFTLKTGDLLYTGCPTGCGPVNIDDHLVGYLEDRKVLDFHCK; encoded by the coding sequence ATGAAGATATTTGCCATCGGTATGAACTATACCGAACACAATAAATCGCTGCATGGTACGTTATCTAAACCAGAGCGTCCTGTCATCTTTACCAAGGCAGATTCTGCTTTGCTCAATAACGGCAAGCCTTTCTTCATCCCTGATCATCTGGGAAGAATAGAGTATGAAACCGAAGTAGTGGTCAGAATTTCCAAGTTGGGAAAGACCATTCCGCAGCGTTTCGCCCACCGCTATTACGATGCAGTAACCGTAGGTATCGACTTTACGGCACGCGAGATGCAGAAGAAGCTGCGCGAGGCTGGCCAGCCTTGGGAACTCGCCAAGGGATTCGACGGTTCTGCGGTTATCGGCGAATGGGTCGACATCCAGAAGTTCCGTGATATCCAGGCACTGCACTTCCGCCTCGACCTCAATGACAAGACCGTACAGGAAGGCTGCACGAGCGATATGCTCTACAAGGTAGATGAAATCATCTCCTACATCAGCCAGTACTTCACGCTCAAGACGGGCGACCTGCTCTATACCGGATGTCCTACAGGCTGCGGTCCTGTCAACATCGACGACCATCTCGTAGGCTATCTCGAAGACAGGAAGGTGCTCGATTTTCACTGTAAATAA